One window of the Podospora pseudopauciseta strain CBS 411.78 chromosome 4, whole genome shotgun sequence genome contains the following:
- a CDS encoding hypothetical protein (EggNog:ENOG503PAZ0), producing the protein MEPYAYPAEGLDEMAEKLNRLSTADSRHGDSAPLLDGQSYTAYDPRLRPPSSGYPLPPTPESQWSPTDDLFRVPNYELGQRHAAALPLQRPVSRSKSSLFRKDSHTSDRRPSRGSSAGFSLYPAARPPPPKQPLPALPSNKSARRISSQGSFDSSSVASGETSRYSDSTRGCGLERVSTNGTPTSPHTNAHFVAVPPVPEEYRTRQESQSTAVTVVPWKSLTHQEKAPKDPSVYFFDISTTSATLASKHGNNIIKVWSVGSGEVQSQIKISCYTTAQPRSREYFVRSHAILSEPSNMIAIATGFGDSLEIWDWGKKKKLQSMDKADRWAAVRSNVMEAGWCPLVTYRGDNDTIELWEATYSKKPFKKTRVIELARAGLPVLPKYPELAFSATGPLLITASGPRPPRLGHPPPERETLLIAWEIHNGAEMTTPYKVVAPWQHAELDTALPSGLATYGSVAVSIWIPASYRAIPVPAARGGNGYNLAPASVPFRYVLVWDFSASSTKTFRIPNAMSCVSPDCRFIAYCDSRGVDSGARGCLAVLDAMTGKQLWCWPDPDATAADVDMMAGFSQLANLSKVTEMCFSADGGFLFIGDSEGGTGVFEVREGGKGISMRPV; encoded by the exons ATGGAACCCTATGCATACCCTGCCGAAGGGTTGGATGAGATGGC AGAAAAGTTGAACCGATTAAGCACAGCGGACTCGCGGCATGGTGACTCGGCCCCATTGCTCGACGGACAATCCTATACCGCCTACGATCCCCGACTACGACCCCCGTCGAGCGGCTACCCGCTGCCACCGACTCCCGAGTCGCAATGGAGTCCCACCGATGACCTTTTCCGAGTCCCGAATTATGAGCTTGGCCAGCGGCACGCTGCCGCATTGCCGCTGCAGCGTCCGGTGTCGAGGAGCAAGTCGTCACTTTTCCGAAAAGACTCGCATACATCGGACCGAAGGCCCTCGAGAGGCTCGTCCGCCGGTTTTAGCCTGTACCCCGCAGCccgtccaccaccgccgaagCAGCCGCTGCCCGCGCTTCCCTCCAACAAATCTGCACGCCGCATCTCATCCCAGGGCTCCTTTGACAGCAGCTCAGTCGCATCGGGCGAGACTTCGAGATACTCGGATTCCACCAGGGGTTGTGGGCTCGAGCGAGTGTCCACGAACGGAACACCAACGTCTCCACACACCAATGCGCATTTCGTGGCTGTCCCTCCCGTGCCCGAGGAATATCGGACACGGCAGGAATCACAATCCACGGCTGTGACTGTTGTGCCCTGGAAATCTCTCACACACCAGGAAAAGGCCCCCAAGGATCCATCCGTCTACTTCTTTGACATTTCAACAACGTCTGCCACCCTGGCCAGCAAACAtggcaacaacatcatcaaggtGTGGTCTGTCGGCTCAGGCGAGGTCCAGAGCCAGATCAAAATCTCTTGCTACACAACCGCCCAGCCTCGGTCGCGCGAGTATTTCGTTCGTAGCCATGCCATTCTTTCCGAGCCCTCCAACATGATAGCCATTGCCACCGGCTTCGGTGACTCGCTCGAGATTTGGGACtggggcaagaagaagaagctgcaGTCCATGGACAAGGCAGACCGTTGGGCCGCCGTTCGTTCCAACGTTATGGAAGCCGGATGGTGCCCCCTTGTCACCTACAGAGGAGACAACGACACCATCGAGCTGTGGGAAGCGACATACTCCAAGAAGCCATTCAAGAAGACGCGCGTGATTGAGCTCGCCAGGGCGGGTCTCCCGGTGTTGCCAAAGTATCCTGAACTCGCCTTCTCCGCCACTGGACCCCTCCTGATCACCGCCTCCGGGCCTCGGCCACCCAGACTAGGGCACCCTCCTCCCGAGAGAGAGACGCTCCTCATAGCCTGGGAGATCCACAACGGCGCCGAAATGACAACACCGTACAAGGTCGTGGCACCATGGCAGCATGCCGAGCTGGACACCGCCCTCCCATCTGGTCTCGCCACCTACGGTTCAGTTGCCGTATCAATCTGGATCCCCGCCTCCTACCGTGCCATCCCCGTCCCGGCCGCGAGAGGCGGCAACGGGTACAACCTCGCCCCCGCCTCGGTCCCCTTCCGGTATGTCCTTGTATGGGACTTTTCTGCGTCATCCACGAAGACCTTCCGCATCCCCAACGCCATGTCGTGCGTCAGCCCGGATTGCAGATTTATCGCCTACTGTGACTCTAGGGGGGTTGACTCGGGAGCGAGAGGATGCTTGGCGGTGCTGGATGCCATGACGGGGAAGCAGCTGTGGTGCTGGCCGGACCCGGATGCCACTGCTGCGGACGTTGATATGATGGCTGGGTTCAGCCAGTTGGCGAATTTGAGCAAGGTGACGGAGATGTGCTTTTCTGCCGATGGCGGCTTCTTGTTCATTGGGGACAGCGAGGGCGGCACGGGGGTTTttgaggtgagggagggcGGAAAGGGGATTAGCATGAGGCCTGTCTAG
- the PCK1 gene encoding kinase C-like protein (EggNog:ENOG503NVNR; COG:G), with product MYLCNTKQITNPPGGTAERNRCIAASPSRKATRSDRGFLQTLRKQFVAQRPNHCEPEAAPTRTRFSPGLGAVNRQVLQVGMLSSRLIGSALFTGPTSLYILTPLPRVCLISTSRSTPAAYPIRSVRSIHSGCQPCRKWIAHKPPSSSSSQLPCSLSTLSPNLSQHDGREKHLRTMNDPVARTASPYTDPSVKGPRSHLLSSQRPSTKPSDMLVNTVNKTGLHPGGVVPHHEHTELEEELHEKAHIDYNRVAIIANPSVAALYEDALVYETGTAITSSGALTAYSGKKTGRSPSDKRVVKEPSSENEIWWGPVNKPMTPEVWKINRERAIDYLNTRNRIYVVDGYAGWDEKYRIKVRVVCARAYHALFMRNMLIRPSREELEHFHPDYTIYNAGSFPANRYTEGMTSGTSVAINFAEKEMVILGTEYAGEMKKGVFTVMFYEGPVKHNILTLHSSANEGKDGDVTLFFGLSGTGKTTLSADPNRALIGDDEHVWSDTGVFNIEGGCYAKTVGLSAEKEPDIYNAIKYGSVLENVIFDPETRIVDYDDVTLTENTRCAYPIEYINNAKIPCLSNNHPKNIILLTCDARGVLPPISKLNSAQTMFHFISGYTSKMAGTEDGILEPQATFSSCFAQPFLALHPMRYAKMLAQKIEAHGANAWLLNTGWVGAGFSQGGKRCPLKYTRAILDAIHSGELAKVEYENYGVFNLQVPKTCPGVPDELLNPQNAWTAGADSFKAEVTKLGGLFLENFKKYESEATDDVRAAAPVV from the exons ATGTATCTTTGTAACACCAAACAAATCACAAATCCACCCGGCGGAACGGCAGAGAGGAATCGATGCATCGCCGCCTCTCCGTCCCGAAAGGCGACACGCAGCGACAGGGGCTTCCTTCAGACTCTCCGGAAACAATTCGTGGCCCAGCGGCCCAATCATTGTGAGCCCGAAGCAGCACCCACTCGCACCCGGTTCAGTCCCGGGCTTGGAGCCGTAAATCGCCAAGTTCTACAAGTTGGAATGCTGTCGTCACGCCTCATTGGATCTGCCCTGTTTACGGGCCCCACGTCTTTATATATTCTCACTCCTCTGCCTCGGGTCTGTCTTATCAGCACTTCCCGGTCAACACCTGCCGCATACCCCATACGCTCCGTACGCTCCATACACTCCGGTTGTCAACCCTGCAGAAAGTGGATTGCCCACAAGCCCCCATCGTCAAGCTCGTCCCAGCTCCCGTGTTCCCTGTCGACGCTCAGCCCAAACCTAAGCCAACACGACGGCCGCGAAAAGCACTTAAGAACCATGAACGACCCCGTTGCCAGAACCGCATCTCCCTACACTGATCCATCCGTCAAAGGCCCTCGCAGccatcttctttcttctcaaCGTCCCTCGACCAAACCATCCGACA TGCTCGTCAACACAGTAAACAAGACCGGCCTCCATCCCGGCGGTGTCGTTCCTCACCACGAGCACaccgagctcgaggaggagctccaCGAGAAGGCTCACATCGACTACAACCGTGttgccatcatcgccaacccATCAGTGGCCGCCCTCTACGAGGATGCTTTGGTCTACGAGACCGGCACTGCCATCACCTCCAGCGGTGCTCTTACCGCCTACTCCGGCAAGAAGACTGGCCGCTCTCCATCAGACAAGCGTGTCGTCAAGGAGCCATCTTCCGAGAACGAAATCTG GTGGGGCCCTGTCAACAAGCCCATGACTCCTGAG GTCTGGAAGATCAACCGTGAGCGTGCCATCGACTACCTCAACACCAGAAATCGCATCTACGTCGTTGACGGCTATGCCGGCTGGGACGAGAAGTACCGCATCAAGGTCCGCGTTGTCTGCGCCCGCGCCTACCATGCCCTCTTCATGCGCAACATGCTCATCCGCCCCTCGCGCGAGGAGCTCGAGCACTTCCACCCCGACTACACCATCTACAATGCCGGTTCCTTCCCCGCCAACCGCTACACTGAGGGTATGACCTCGGGCACCTCGGTCGCCATCAACTTtgccgagaaggagatggtCATCCTCGGTACCGAGTACGCGGGCGAGATGAAGAAGGGTGTCTTCACCGTCATGTTCTACGAGGGCCCCGTCAAGCACAACATCCTGACCCTCCACTCCTCGGCCAACGAGGGCAAGGACGGCGACGtcaccctcttcttcggTCTCTCCGGCACCGGCAAGACCACCCTCTCTGCCGACCCCAACCGCGCCCTTATCGGTGACGACGAGCACGTCTGGTCCGACACCGGTGTCTTCAACATCGAGGGCGGCTGCTACGCCAAGACGGTCGGTCTGTCGGCCGAGAAGGAGCCGGATATCTACAACGCCATCAAGTACGGCTCCGTCCTCGAGAACGTCATCTTTGACCCCGAGACCAGGATCGTCGACTACGACGACGTCACCCTGACCGAGAACACGCGCTGCGCCTACCCGATCGAGTacatcaacaacgccaaGATCCCCTGCCTgtccaacaaccaccccaagaacatcatcctcctgaCCTGCGACGCCCGCGGCGTCCTCCCGCCCATCTCCAAGCTCAACTCGGCCCAGACAATGTTCCACTTCATTTCCGGTTACACCTCCAAGATGGCCGGCACCGAAGACGGCATCCTCGAGCCCCAGGCGACTTTCTCGTCTTGCTTCGCCCAGCCCTTCCTCGCTCTGCATCCCATGCGCTACGCAAAGATGCTCGCGCAAAAGATCGAGGCCCACGGCGCCAACGCCTGGCTGCTCAACACCGGCTGGGTGGGCGCCGGTTTCTCCCAGGGCGGCAAGCGCTGCCCGCTCAAGTACACGCGCGCCATCCTCGACGCGATCCACTCTGGCGAGCTGGCCAAGGTGGAGTATGAGAACTATGGTGTTTTCAACCTGCAGGTTCCCAAGACTTGCCCCGGCGTGCCTGACGAGCTGTTGAATCCTCAGAATGCCTGGACTGCGGGGGCCGACAGCTTCAAGGCTGAGGTTACCAAGCTTGGTGGGCTTTTCTTGGAGAATTTCAAAAAGTATGAGAGCGAGGCTACGGATGATGTGAGGGCTGCTGCGCCGGTTGTTTAA
- a CDS encoding hypothetical protein (EggNog:ENOG503NYGE; COG:I; COG:Q) produces the protein MGLFIGSAHYLLAGVVFALLVRALLGKKAIRRNGEPLRNPPDTLPLVGNGIQFLQPRWNLLSWFNKCQRQFGYETLALTVPTLPPGVLIHDPKNLDYVFKHEGLFTKGNFVKTRSWDLFGNGIINADGAFWKLQRKAGLSFLNTANLRVLTDVALPQYLSESVKELEAAKPDQVVDLQDVFHEITTKLMGKMAYNMEMHFSSPFSSSFDHASGCTAQRFQNPLYPLTEFFFGHKFRQSISTVKKFGLEIVSRAMRDAKSISSSPPPSTSPDDEKLDSISGSLIHSLLSAIPDSPSTVADAALTYLSAGRDTTGQALTWTFYLLLSHPEVLSKIRDEVRGVLAREQAPLDTTTSSLPFSPAVLTPLSAPYSLAVFYESLRLYPPIPFEIRQAQAATTLPDGTFLPKDSVLVWCLWAMQRSRLTWGEDADQFRPERWLDGNGTIKHKGAAEFPVFYGGARSCLGRKMAEGIAVQVIPVVAWGWEFEGAWEGGQERRSGDSLTLPMEGGLPVFVRRRRGETTGR, from the exons ATGGGCCTCTTTATAGGCTCGGCGCATTACCTCCTCGCGGGGGTAGTCTTCGCGCTGCTAGTCCGCGCACTCCTAGGAAAGAAGGCCATACGACGCAACGGGGAGCCTCTACGAAACCCACccgacaccctccccctcgtgGGCAACGGTATTCAATTCCTCCAGCCCCGCTGGAACCTCCTCAGCTGGTTCAACAAATGCCAGCGCCAATTCGGCTACGAGACCCTCGCCCTCACAgtcccaaccctccccccaggcGTGCTCATCCACGATCCCAAAAACCTCGACTACGTCTTCAAGCACGAAGGTCTCTTCACCAAAGGCAACTTTGTCAAAACCCGCTCCTGGGACCTTTTCGGCAATGGCATCATCAATGCGGACGGTGCCTTTTGGAAACTCCAGCGCAAAGCCGGCCTAAGCTTTCTCAACACGGCCAACCTACGGGTCTTGACCGATGTGGCTCTCCCGCAGTATTTGTCTGAGAGCgtcaaggagctcgaggcgGCCAAGCCAGACCAGGTGGTGGATCTGCAGGATGTTTTTCATGAGATTACCACCAAGCTTATGGGGAAGATGGCTTACAAT ATGGAAATGcacttctcctcccccttctcctcctccttcgacCACGCCTCGGGCTGCACAGCCCAGCGCTTCCAAAACCCCCTCTACCCCCTAACGGAATTCTTTTTTGGCCACAAGTTCCGCCAATCCATCTCCACCGTCAAAAAATTCGGCCTCGAAATTGTGTCCCGCGCCATGCGAGACGCCAAATCCATTTCCTCTTCCCCGCCGCCTTCCACCTCGCCCGATGACGAGAAACTAGACTCCATCTCAGGATCACTAATCCATTCCCTCTTGTCCGCAATCCCCgactccccctccaccgtcgCCGACGCGGCCTTGACGTACCTCTCCGCAGGCCGTGACACCACAGGCCAGGCACTAACCTGGACGTTTTACTTGCTGCTCTCTCACCCAGAAGTTTTGTCCAAAATCCGAGACGAGGTCAGGGGTGTTCTTGCTAGAGAACAAGCCCCCCttgacaccaccacctcctcccttcccttttcccccgCAGTCCTGACCCCCCTTTCAGCACCTTACTCTCTCGCAGTCTTTTACGAATCCCTCCGCCTTTACCCCCCTATCCCGTTTGAGATTCGCCAAGCCCAGGCAGCTACCACACTCCCAGACGGGACGTTTCTCCCAAAGGACAGCGTGCTGGTGTGGTGTCTCTGGGCTATGCAGAGGAGCAGGCTGACCTGGGGGGAGGACGCGGATCAGTTTAGACCGGAGAGGTGGCTGGATGGAAATGGGACAATCAAACACAAGGGCGCGGCCGAGTTTCCGGTTTTTTACGGGGGGGCGAGGAGTTGTTTGGGAAGAAAAATGGCCGAGGGGATTGCGGTGCAGGTTATTCCTGTTGTggcttgggggtgggagtttgagggggcttgggaaggaggacaagagaggaggagtggggaTAGCTTGACGCTGCCtatggagggggggttgcctGTTTTTgttaggaggaggaggggggagacaACAGGGAGATAG
- a CDS encoding hypothetical protein (EggNog:ENOG503P0VN), with protein MAPLLPRMQVFEIADQEWFPQFLRTHMQAALTAAWTTHIPLLQSSSPARIVARLLSHHFGPSIHNYTFIDFCAGAGGPTPSIEKHLNASISTSPPSYAEAATAPPPVQFILTDLHPHPALWSAAASASPNLSYVSSSVDASNVPQHLINDQKQKGKKVFRLFNLAFHHFDDTLARKILRNTLETSDGFGIFELQDRSLSGFLACCLFGLGAMVMAPYYAFLWGAPLALVWTYLVPALPAVLVFDGWMSSLRTRTVGEVKDLMGSCGLGEGEIRKWEVRSGTERFIPGVGYVNWIIVTRKESQE; from the exons ATGGCACCTCTCCTACCCCGAATGCAGGTCTTTGAGATAGCAGACCAAGAATG GTTCCCCCAATTCCTCCGCACCCACATGCAAGCCGCCCTAACAGCAGCCTGGACAAcccacatccccctcctccaatcctcctcccccgcccgcATCGTCGCCCgtctcctctcccaccacttcGGCCCCTCTATTCACAACTACACCTTCATCGACTTTtgcgccggcgccggcggccCAACCCCCTCGATAGAGAAACACCTCAACGCCTCCatttccacctcccctccctcctacGCCGAAGCAGCCACCGCCCCCCCACCGGTCCAATTCATCCTCACCgacctccacccccacccgGCCCTCTggtccgccgccgcctctgcGTCCCCTAACCTGTCTTATGTCTCGTCTTCTGTCGACGCGAGCAACGTCCCCCAGCACTTGATCAATGACCAGAAGCAAAAAGGGAAGAAGGTTTTCAGATTGTTCAACCTTGCCTTTCACCACTTTGACGACACCCTCGCGAGGAAAATCCTCCGAAACACGCTCGAGACCAGCGACGGGTTTGGCATCTTTGAACTGCAGGACCGGTCTCTGTCGGGGTTTTTGGCGTGCTGTTTGTTCGGTCTTGGGGCGATGGTCATGGCGCCTTACTATGCTTTTTTGTGGGGGGCTCCGTTGGCGCTGGTGTGGACGTATCTGGTGCCGGCGCTGCCGGCGGTGTTGGTTTTTGATGGGTGGATGTCTAGTCTTAGGACGAggacggtgggggaggtgaaggattTAATGGGGAGTTgcgggttgggggagggggaaataAGGAAGTGGGAGGTTAGGAGTGGGACGGAGAGGTTTATTCCTGGGGTGGGGTATGTCAATTGGATTATTgtgacgaggaaggagagtCAGGAGTAG
- the CDC31 gene encoding Calcium-binding component of the spindle pole body (SPB) half-bridge (EggNog:ENOG503P2QQ; COG:D; COG:Z) — translation MASSSNPGRGAIQYATPSREDYSKLSDEQKTRVSEAFDLFDSNKDSYLSYEEFRFVLRALGFELPKAQTFDLLIRHGQKPPSWTHDQDCPPIYRLFSLPVVQAIAGTLIRQRDPREELRRAFRLFDVDGKGMITQDDLRRVSKQVGNNIPDADIIAMVEEFDASGKGGVDEDEFLRLMMSKK, via the exons atggcctcctcctccaaccccggccGCGGCGCAATCCAATACGCCACCCCCTCAAGAGAAGACTACAGCAAGCTCTCCGACGAGCAAAAAACACGCGTCAGCGAAGCC TTCGACCTCTTTGACTCGAACAAAGACTCCTACCTCTCCTACGAAGAGTTTCGCTTCGTCCTCCGCGCCCTCGGCTTCGAGCTCCCCAAAGCCCAGACCTtcgacctcctcatccgccaTGGCCAGAAACCCCCCTCCTGGACCCACGACCAGGACTGCCCCCCCATCTACCGCCTCTTCAGCCTCCCCGTCGTCCAGGCCATCGCCGGCACGCTAATACGGCAGCGGGATCCCCGGGAAGAGCTGAGAAGAGCGTTCAGACTGTTTGACGTGGACGGAAAGGGCATGATCACACAAGACGACCTGAGACGAGTGAGCAAACAAGTCGGGAACAACATACCGGACGCGGACATCATCGccatggtggaggagtttgacgCGAGTGGCAAGGGGGGTGTggacgaggatgagtttttgaggttgatgatgtccaagaaataa
- a CDS encoding hypothetical protein (EggNog:ENOG503P0SY; COG:S), giving the protein MVKRKRGDDDSSLNVSAVFFKHRDEVFRAIKNAKGRERQRQSKRLKDAKSTPDKKARIEKEIVVLNSLDLHQTAHAHLCSSLLRVKSIAEHEKLPNEIKSGVPKPELTEEERAALHNVTSALYSHAGVKEAVAKALVDVCKALGVSVPEKKGRGKKERREEKEGVKETSEPKKAKSDKKEKKEKDTKQDKVKDLPVADDSEGEDEDINYGEDVDETVVSRMADLLGSSSEDEDDEEEKMKLAKRQTKTKKALPKELDPMEITSDEEGGDEADSDDDSDDDLDPMQITDDEADEENDNEESEDEFGGFSDSNQSSASDSDSEEEKEEEDQQSDASSSAQSPPPKKSKRAAKAEVNGSTFLPSLMGGYISGSESASDVDLAPTRKNRRGQRARQAIWEKKFKEQAKHLKKQQEKRDSGWDLKRGAVDGDNKPWKKGIKNPFKATGANDVAVKKEEEPPKKDRKRDDLGTLHPSWEARRLAKEKEKLTAPFEGKKITFD; this is encoded by the exons atggtTAAACGAAAGCGCGGCGATGACGACTCCTCCCTCAATGTCTCTGCTGTGTTTTTCAAGCATCGCGACGAGGTCTTCCGCGCCATCAAGAACGCCAAAGGCCGCGAGCGCCAGCGACAGAGCAAACGGTTGAAGGATGCGAAGTCGACCCCGGATAAGAAGGCGAGGATAGAGAAGGAGATTGTTGTTCTTAAC TCCCTGGACCTTCACCAAACCGCCCATGCCCACCTTTGCTCGTCCCTCCTCCGAGTCAAGAGTATCGCCGAACATGAGAAGCTACCAAACGAGATCAAAAGCGGTGTACCGAAACCTGAGCTCACCGAGGAGGAAAGAGCGGCGTTGCACAATGTCACCAGCGCGCTGTACAGTCATGCGGGCGTGAAAGAGGCGGTGGCTAAGGCGCTGGTAGATGTCTGCAAGGCGCTGGGTGTTTCCGTtccggagaagaagggcagggggaagaaggagaggcgcgaagagaaggagggagtaAAAGAAACGTCAGAgccgaagaaggcgaagagcgacaagaaggaaaagaaagagaaggatACCAAACAGGACAAGGTCAAGGACCTCCCAGTAGCAGATGACAgcgagggagaggacgaggataTCAACTACGGAGAAGATGTAGACGAAACTGTCGTCTCCCGCATGGCCGACCTCCTCGGCTCAAGCtcagaagacgaagacgacgaagaagagaagaTGAAGCTCGCAAAAcgccaaaccaaaacaaagaAAGCACTACCAAAAGAGCTGGATCCAATGGAAATCACGTCCGACGAAGAAGGTGGCGACGAGGCAGATTCCGACGACGATTCCGATGACGACCTCGACCCGATGCAAATAACCGACGATGAGGCCGACGAAGAAAACGACAATGAGGAAAGCGAGGACGAATTTGGCGGCTTCAGTGATTCCAACCAAAGCTCAGCCAgtgacagcgacagcgaagaagaaaaggaagaggaagaccAACAAAGCGACGCCTCGTCATCGGCACAGTCTCCGCCGCCAAAGAAGAGCAAAAGAGCCGCCAAGGCCGAAGTAAACGGCTCAACCTTTCTGCCGTCCCTAATGGGAGGCTACATTTCGGGCTCGGAATCAGCCTCGGACGTCGACCTCGCTCCCACCCGCAAGAACCGCCGTGGTCAGCGGGCGAGACAGGCCATCTGGGAAAAGAAGTTTAAGGAACAGGCCAAGCACCTTAAGAAGCAGCAGGAAAAGCGGGATTCGGGCTGGGATCTGAAGAGGGGTGCTGTGGATGGAGACAACAAGCCGTGGAAGAAGGGTATCAAGAACCCCTTCAAGGCTACGGGTGCGAACGATGTggctgtcaagaaggaggaggagccgccgAAGAAGGATAGGAAGAGAGATGATCTTGGCACGTTGCATCCCAGttgggaggcgaggaggttggccaaggagaaggagaagcttACTGCTCCGTTTGAGGGGAAGAAGATCACTTTTGACTAA